DNA sequence from the Bradyrhizobium sp. CIAT3101 genome:
ACCCAGAAGAAGCTCCAGGAAGAGCTTCAGAAGAAGGCTGACGAGCAGCGCAAGAAGCTCGAGCAGAACGGCGGCGCGCCTGGTGCACCCAGTGCAGCTCCGGCGGGTCAGAAGTAATCGGGACCAAATCCCGGACATGAAAAAGGCGCTCGGTTCGAGCGCCTTTTTTGCTGGCCGCTTGTCGGCGGAGAAATTCAGTTCAGTGAAGGATTGCGCGGGCGGTAGCCGCCATCCTTGTTCTTGATGAAGATCTCGGCGACCTGGGAATGTCGGATCGGCTCGCCGGATTCGTCGGGCAGGAGGTTCTGCTCGGACACATAGGCAACGTACTCGGACTCCGCGTTCTCCGCGAGCAGATGATAGAACGGCTGATCCTTGTGAGGCCGCACCTCTTCAGGGATCGACAGCCACCACTCCTCGGTGTTGTTGAATTCCGGATCGATGTCGAAAATCACCCCCCGGAACGAGAAGATCCGGTGGCGAACGACCTGTCCGATCTGGAATTTGGCGGTCCGCGCTTTAATCATTCCCCGTCGATAGACCAGGATTGTGGCCGATGCTAGTGCCCTGATCTGGAATTAGCCCGCGGTTGCGCGGGAGATAACCCCCAGGTCTTCAGAAGTCACTTCATCAATGGTCGATATCCTCAATCTGGCGCTACCTTATTTCGGCTTGATCTTCGTCGGTTTCGCCTGCGGCAAGGCCAAGTCGCTGCCAGAATCGGGCCTCGCCTGGATGAACTTCTTCCTGCTCTACGTGTCGCTGCCGGCGCTGCTGTTCGCGATCATGTCGAAGACGCCATTTTCGGAATTGAACAATCCGCCGTTCCTGGTTGCGACCACGCTGTCGACGGTTACCGCGTTCACGCTGGCGCTGGTCGTCGGCAAGGTGCTCGGCGGCCTGACACTGCGTGAGGCGACACTGGCGGGTCTCTCCGGCGGCTACGGCAATATCGGCTACATGGGGCCAGGATTGGCGCTGGCCGTGCTTGGGCCGAGGGCATCGGCGCCGACTGCGCTGATCTTCTGCTGCGACAGCATCTTCCTGTTCACGATCGTGCCGCTGCTGATCGAGCTGTCGGACCGCGATCATCCCTCGATCGTGCATGCCTTCGGTGT
Encoded proteins:
- the hspQ gene encoding heat shock protein HspQ, which codes for MIKARTAKFQIGQVVRHRIFSFRGVIFDIDPEFNNTEEWWLSIPEEVRPHKDQPFYHLLAENAESEYVAYVSEQNLLPDESGEPIRHSQVAEIFIKNKDGGYRPRNPSLN
- a CDS encoding AEC family transporter → MVDILNLALPYFGLIFVGFACGKAKSLPESGLAWMNFFLLYVSLPALLFAIMSKTPFSELNNPPFLVATTLSTVTAFTLALVVGKVLGGLTLREATLAGLSGGYGNIGYMGPGLALAVLGPRASAPTALIFCCDSIFLFTIVPLLIELSDRDHPSIVHAFGVVLKQIVLNPLIMSACFGAAVAALHIELPVALDRTIIFLQNAAAPTALFVLGVTVALRPFDRVPWEVPGVIAVKLLIHPLAAFGLMLAFGPFAQPWAATAILMASLPPALNVFVIARQNDAWIESASVAVLLGTFASVVTLTTVMWLLQTGRLVFP